Within the Bacteroidales bacterium genome, the region GATTGAAAATTTAACCAAAGAGACATTCAAAGAGAAAGTTTTTAACTTTGAAGAAAACCAGGAATGGAAATTTGAAGGAGATAAACCGGCCATCATTGATTTTTATGCAGACTGGTGCCAACCCTGCAAGATAGTAGAACCGGTGCTGGAAGAACTTTCAGAAGAGTATAAAGGAAAAGTAGATGTTTTCAGGATCGACACTGAGGATCAGCAGGAATTGGCAGCGATGTTTGGGATAAAAAGCATCCCGTCAATCCTGTTCATTCCGCAGGCAGAACAGCCACAGATGGCTCAGGGTGCCTTGCCAAAAGACACACTCGAAAAGGCCATAAAAGATGTATTGAAAGTAGAAAGCAATTAAATTGCTTTTAACCTGCATTATTAAAAAACGAATCCCGC harbors:
- the trxA gene encoding thioredoxin yields the protein MIENLTKETFKEKVFNFEENQEWKFEGDKPAIIDFYADWCQPCKIVEPVLEELSEEYKGKVDVFRIDTEDQQELAAMFGIKSIPSILFIPQAEQPQMAQGALPKDTLEKAIKDVLKVESN